GTTCTACCCTGCCGGTTTCCTCTGGAGGGAGTAAAGGGGCAGCTGTAGGAAAGCAGAATGGGGTCATTCGActtcctccttccctctctgtGAAGTGGAAGAAGGGGAAGGAGGAAAGTGAAGAGAAGGTAGCGGATGATGATCCTCGTGTGGGCCTCCGATCCCAGCAGCAGCCACGCTCTGCAGTGATGGCTAGAGAGATCGGGAAGCCCTCTGTTGTCCCAGCGGGTAAGGCCAGACGTTCCATCTCTACTGCGGCCAACACCAGCCCGAGGACCATCCCTCAGTCCGCCAGGGCCAATCAACGTACAGCTGCCCCCAAACAACCTTCCCCGACCCAGCCGCTGTATGGCCGTAGGGCTGGTGTGAATGGAGTCGGCTCAGGCCTTCCAAAACCTGGCTTGGGCTCCTCCTCATCCCCACTATCCCAGTCCAGTGACAGCCTTAAGTCCATCTCGGTGGAAAATGTGGTGCGTTCCCAGAGCTTTAGCTATTTGAAGAGCTCTACCACCCCTGTGAATCCACCCTTGACCCGCTCCTTTTCCTTTAACCGGGCAGCAGAGTTGGCAAAGGAGCTGCCTAGGCCTCTGGCACAGTCCCCGCTGGCCAAGTCTCCGGTCACTAAGCCCTCTCTGGTGTTAGCTAGTGAGGGAGGAGCCAAGCCTACAATAACAAATACAAGCTGCCTCTTACCACCCACGGCCCTAAAGAAATCACTTCTGCCCAGCTGCTCCGGCAGCAAGCCTTCAGCGATAAGCTACAAGCTGATGCGGCCGTCCCTCATCAAGCAGCCCCGCACAGTTCAGCCAGGAATGGTCCAGGTGAAAGTGGAGAGGGATGAGGACTCTCAAGAAACAGCTCAACCTACAACTGAATTATCCAGCACCACAGAAAGTCCCGGAACCACTCCAGATGAAACCAAGCAAGCTGATGGCATCCAAGGTCTGCCTCTGGAGATCCCAGAGGACATGTCTTTGTCCTCCACCTCTTCTTTGGAGCGCAATGACGTCAGCGAAGAGTACATGGACGACTTTGATGACCTGGGCAATGGGTGTGGGATCCAGCTGCTGCCAGCTCACGAAGGCGGACACGACCAGTCCAGACTCTGTGAGGATGACAACGCTGTCGTCAGTCAGTGTCAGGATGGGTCGTCAGTGACCAGTCTGCACAGCTTCCTGTCTGAGTCAGTAGACTGGGCAGAAATGGGCCTTACAGGTAAGCCAGAGTTTGTTGCTGTCTTCAGTTTCTTCGATTGTAATGAGGGGTGTCAAGCTCAGGTCCCAGAGGACTTCAACCCTGCAAAGATGATGTACCTCTTCCAATAGACCAAATTGGGTTtacaaaagcttttttttagtttattagtttatttattattataaattagaTTGGTTTTGTTAAAAAAGACATCGAAGGCCTCTCTTACTAAGCCGTAACgtcactaccttcacctacctttCTAAAAtgatcgctctggataagagcatctgccaaaagCCATAAATGTCTACCTGtgttaaatgatttaaaaagcaCTGCGTGTTGTTAAACCTACATGTGTGGACAAACTAAGCTTCATTTGAGTATGTTTATtactttcagtatttcagtataATCCATCATTtgaacatgtaaacagagatctATCTATTGTTCATCACCAGTGGCTAGACGTACCAACTCATCTAGGATTATAGCTTTACCCATTTGAAGAGCTCTACCACCCTTGACCCGCTCCTTTTTCTTTGACCAGGCAGCGAAGTTGGCGAAGGAGCTGCCTAGGCCTCTGGCACAGtcctcttatccagagcgacttgcaatttgatcattttacacatgtaggtgtaggcagtgttaggagtcttgcccaaggactgtgAACAAATGTAAGAgaacaaacttttgcacatcagacatgtcttggcCGATCGACTACATTTGAGCTAAGGGGACAATTGTGGACGAACCATTCCCTTCACACAACGCTAAACTCTGCAGTGTTGCGACCTTCCAGTTTGACACAATTTTAGCAAAGTTTAGCACTCGGCCCTCTCCACATAACATTACCCATTACTTTGTTCCTCAAAGGCCATTCACTATCTGAAGCGCAGGTTTCGGTGGATTAGAAAACCACTGAAAATGCTTTGACTCTCTTGTTTGTCTTGCGTAGGTGGTCGAGAAGGGTTGGACGCTTCTCCTCACTGCATGTCTCGGAAGATGTCTGCAGGGGGAGATTTGCCACATGGCTCTTCGCTGGACCTCTCTCCCTCGGACAGCTCCGGCGGGACCTACATGTGGGATGAGGAGGTTCTGGAGCCGCTGGGAGGAGCCACGCACGGCTGCGGGAGCTACGACTCTGACCTTAACAGCATGGTGAGTTGGGTTGCATAGACTGTGTGGAGTGCAGGAGTTTCATTAACCCTTTGTCTATCTCAGTAACTCCCTTTTTCTGGAAACACGTGCGAGTGTTTCAGGTACCGTCGCACACCCTCACCATATTCCGAAATTGTTTGCTGTAGTTGTGCGTATAAATATATGAAGTCCTGCCATAAAGAAGGACCGCTGTTCTCCCGCTAATCGCTTTCCACATGCGTAGTTAAATcattgggatgtaaacaaagtcattcagagtggtttgatgcgaatTATGTTCTAGAGGAACTTTACAGTGTTGTTCACAAtagtggtggtaggaaccatacgtccacctctaaaagctcccactGCCAGACGCCTGAGACCTTGTTTTGTGCTGGTTTTgtgagaaggttttggcttaaGTGTATTTTTTGTTAATGGATGGATACACGTGGGGTGTCacaagacaaaatagtccccaaagaaaacatatttttttcagattttatcatcatcaacattccatgaagctcagaagacacatgttggttcactggtggttttgaatagcaaacaaaatggctatatctgtgttgtagtcatggtgacccctggttccattcaccaccactatagagacatctgagtctctataatgaaccatcATGAATGACTTAGAACTACTGAATTATGCATGGCTATCTATTTACATCATATTCAAAAGTcaatcaaattacatttttaattattttctaaatgaaaaaacttttctttttgttctgcaAATTTTGGTGCAGTTTCTTTTTAGAGTTtagaataatataaataattaataataaataataatacaaaatattaaaataaaatgtctaataATCTACTGTAACTTTTGTACCAGCCACAAttgatgttttaccttttttctgatatattaaattcagcaaatattttTAGAGGAcgtttaacttattttcacttggcaAACCAGCAAAGCATGTAatgatcaggggtgcccaaacttttgcatatgagtgTATGTAAGTGGATCTCGTGTAGAAATGTGCAGGATTCTCACCAGTGTTAGCTGTTATTAGCAGGTTAATAGGCAGGGTAGTTAGGGGCCTTATTAAGGTAATGGGTTTGGATGATAATATAGtagtaattatattaataatgacGAGGAGATGACAAGGTCAGTGTGTCACTCTGTGGTGAACAAAGAGTTTGCTGAGGTTtgctgaccacagaacagtcaccacagaaaaaaaatcatatgttGTACATGTTCTTGGATAGTATCAGTATTAAAGTGTGAATTGAATAGTACTCTccaattttaatgatttttaatcattctatattttaatagaatttctgaaaaacattcaaacatgtGTTAAAACTTGATTTGGTTTCCTAGCATGTGCGGGTCAGTCAGCTCTGTCTCAGCACCCAGTGTGGGCAGCTTCAATATCACATGACCGTGTAATGGAGGGAGGAAATGCGGAGTCATCAGAGGGATTAACACGAATGGGAAAGTCTGTCTTTATGTTCTCTGTTCAGACACACAGGCTCAATGAGTCTTAAGGGGAATTTCCACCAGTTTCTCAAAAATTTGTATGTTAATAGGTGGTTAAAATCTACAAAGAGCCCTCGTTTGAAGacaaatgctctgttctagagacactttttccttttttttaatattattattatttttttaatatattccCAGGCCAACATTCCTTGGCCACACCGCCACCCCCACTTTTCCAggggacatattattattgttattatttttttttttcacttcgtAATCAATGTCACAACTCATCGTTTATTAATGATCATATAGATATAAGGTGATGTGGCACCACAACCGCTCAACACCCCTCcaaacacccacccaccccaccccaccccacccccacccaccccctgCTTTGAGTAAAacgaaaaacagaaatacagaagaagtgtggttggttggtgtggttggttggtgtagtgggtaacacctgccttctacgctgtagactggggttcaatccccacctgggtaagccccctacactaaaccaataagagtccttgggcaagactcctaacaccgccttcacctacctgtgtaaaatgatcaaactgtaagtcgctctggataagagcgtcaaccaaatgccataaatgtaagtaaagagaaaggatgaaataacaataatagtgataataataataagaagaattaTAATAACACTTAACAATGGACATACAGGAcggacaaacacaaacacttaacaaaacaataaacaaagcagtaactttaaatttttttttttattgttatcaaATCCTATGTAGGAGTTTCAACCCTTTCCTGATGAGTTTGGAGAGAGAGGCAGCTGTCAGTATATTGTAAAAATTGTGACCAGGTTTCATGATTTTGagttatttttgaaatttgctGCAAGTCTTTCCAGGTTGCAGTGATCCGTGAGGAGGGTAAGCTTTGTTGAAATTTTGGTTCTGTCCTTCCAGTTCGGCGGTATAACTTTTTTGCAATGGTAGGTGAAGTCAGTATAAAGGATTTGAGGTGATTGGGTGATGAAAGTGAGGAAAAGGTCATGAAGTAGCGCTACAATAGGACATAAAGGGATCACAAGGCCCAAAATCTGATAGCCTGTCCACGACCTCTGACCAAAACTGCTGGATCGGGGGACAGTTCTAGAAAGCATGATTGTCCAGCTTTAACAGACAACTGCTATGTTGGCATTTATCACTGTCACTGAATCCCATACGGTGTAGTTTAGAAGCTGTagtatacaaccccaattccaatgaagttgggacattgtgtaaaacataaataaaaacggaATATGATGAATAggacaaatccttttcaacctatattcaattgaatacactgcaaagacaagatatttaacgtCCAAACAGAtcaactttattgatttttgcaaatattcactcattttgaattttgaacaacgtcccaacttcattggaattggggttgtatgttcTGTGAAGGGTTTTATATTGAGTTAGTTGGAGTTTTGAGTTGCTGGGCATAGAGAAGATGTCACTGCATGTATTTTGCCAGTTGACCTTGCATGTTTCTTTTCTATCTGATGTGCATTTTTCAGGTGGGAGTGAGAT
This portion of the Pygocentrus nattereri isolate fPygNat1 chromosome 13, fPygNat1.pri, whole genome shotgun sequence genome encodes:
- the ccser2b gene encoding serine-rich coiled-coil domain-containing protein 2 isoform X3, coding for MEDTALKQPTMVSRLPKFGSRAPAAANPLPNGSTLPVSSGGSKGAAVGKQNGVIRLPPSLSVKWKKGKEESEEKVADDDPRVGLRSQQQPRSAVMAREIGKPSVVPAGKARRSISTAANTSPRTIPQSARANQRTAAPKQPSPTQPLYGRRAGVNGVGSGLPKPGLGSSSSPLSQSSDSLKSISVENVVRSQSFSYLKSSTTPVNPPLTRSFSFNRAAELAKELPRPLAQSPLAKSPVTKPSLVLASEGGAKPTITNTSCLLPPTALKKSLLPSCSGSKPSAISYKLMRPSLIKQPRTVQPGMVQVKVERDEDSQETAQPTTELSSTTESPGTTPDETKQADGIQGLPLEIPEDMSLSSTSSLERNDVSEEYMDDFDDLGNGCGIQLLPAHEGGHDQSRLCEDDNAVVSQCQDGSSVTSLHSFLSESVDWAEMGLTGGREGLDASPHCMSRKMSAGGDLPHGSSLDLSPSDSSGGTYMWDEEVLEPLGGATHGCGSYDSDLNSMDILNNLENLESCDLEDDDLMLDVDLPEDVSLHSNERSERAYWSGQWRRRQQCWGRPEQHHNSNRGGVLQAFDDCHLPGLGRRGSGHTSLDELMLKHMAQDCSSVKEQLLQLRRLLQIEEDGSVDWSTELDYSPSSEEPSCQQQVEELLKEVQKLREELSGKEMLIAKLTQQMSAPLEVPQCHCPQGEPPSRRQQDKATQTPWRVPNGMLPALLLSPRRVQQGSSRLCAPVHHQQRVEELVHYFRDTACLRYYSLPDTCPSATANWKDHQAESPQGPPVTMWTPSLVTVQ
- the ccser2b gene encoding serine-rich coiled-coil domain-containing protein 2 isoform X4; protein product: MEDTALKQPTMVSRLPKFGSRAPAAANPLPNGSTLPVSSGGSKGAAVGKQNGVIRLPPSLSVKWKKGKEESEEKVADDDPRVGLRSQQQPRSAVMAREIGKPSVVPAGKARRSISTAANTSPRTIPQSARANQRTAAPKQPSPTQPLYGRRAGVNGVGSGLPKPGLGSSSSPLSQSSDSLKSISVENVVRSQSFSYLKSSTTPVNPPLTRSFSFNRAAELAKELPRPLAQSPLAKSPVTKPSLVLASEGGAKPTITNTSCLLPPTALKKSLLPSCSGSKPSAISYKLMRPSLIKQPRTVQPGMVQVKVERDEDSQETAQPTTELSSTTESPGTTPDETKQADGIQGLPLEIPEDMSLSSTSSLERNDVSEEYMDDFDDLGNGCGIQLLPAHEGGHDQSRLCEDDNAVVSQCQDGSSVTSLHSFLSESVDWAEMGLTGGREGLDASPHCMSRKMSAGGDLPHGSSLDLSPSDSSGGTYMWDEEVLEPLGGATHGCGSYDSDLNSMDILNNLENLESCDLEDDDLMLDVDLPEDVSLHSNERSERAYWSGQWRRRQQCWGRPEQHHNSNRGGVLQAFDDCHLPGLGRRGSGHTSLDELMLKHMAQDCSSVKEQLLQLRRLLQIEEDGSVDWSTELDYSPSSEEPSCQQQVEELLKEVQKLREELSGKEMLIAKLTQQMSAPLEVPQCHCPQGEPPSRRQQDKATQTPWRVPNGMLPALLLSPRRVQQGSSRLCAPVHHQQTSDITAFPTLAHRPPQTGKTIKPSPHRGPQ
- the ccser2b gene encoding serine-rich coiled-coil domain-containing protein 2 isoform X2 — encoded protein: MEDTALKQPTMVSRLPKFGSRAPAAANPLPNGSTLPVSSGGSKGAAVGKQNGVIRLPPSLSVKWKKGKEESEEKVADDDPRVGLRSQQQPRSAVMAREIGKPSVVPAGKARRSISTAANTSPRTIPQSARANQRTAAPKQPSPTQPLYGRRAGVNGVGSGLPKPGLGSSSSPLSQSSDSLKSISVENVVRSQSFSYLKSSTTPVNPPLTRSFSFNRAAELAKELPRPLAQSPLAKSPVTKPSLVLASEGGAKPTITNTSCLLPPTALKKSLLPSCSGSKPSAISYKLMRPSLIKQPRTVQPGMVQVKVERDEDSQETAQPTTELSSTTESPGTTPDETKQADGIQGLPLEIPEDMSLSSTSSLERNDVSEEYMDDFDDLGNGCGIQLLPAHEGGHDQSRLCEDDNAVVSQCQDGSSVTSLHSFLSESVDWAEMGLTGGREGLDASPHCMSRKMSAGGDLPHGSSLDLSPSDSSGGTYMWDEEVLEPLGGATHGCGSYDSDLNSMDILNNLENLESCDLEDDDLMLDVDLPEDVSLHSNERSERAYWSGQWRRRQQCWGRPEQHHNSNRGGVLQAFDDCHLPGLGRRGSGHTSLDELMLKHMAQDCSSVKEQLLQLRRLLQIEEDGSVDWSTELDYSPSSEEPSCQQQVEELLKEVQKLREELSGKEMLIAKLTQQMSAPLEVPQCHCPQGEPPSRRQQDKATQTPWRVPNGMLPALLLSPRRVQQGSSRLCAPVHHQQKFCWIISQHKRGVEELVHYFRDTACLRYYSLPDTCPSATANWKDHQAESPQGPPVTMWTPSLVTVQ